The genomic interval GGTGGTCTGCGGCGTCGGGAGGACCGGCAGCCGTTGCCATTGGGAATTTTCGGGAACCCTTTGAAAGACGCGGCAGAGCAGATGGAGAAGACGACGCAGGGACTGGAGTATTTGACAGCGGTGTTGAAGTCGGTCCGTCGCGACGTGGAGCGTGACGGTGAACTGACGGAGGCGGCCTGTGAATCGACGCGGAAGTGGTTCATCAACCAGCCGAATGCGATCACACGGGAGCTGGAAGGATTGCGCGAACGGATGGTGACCGATGTGAAAGCTGCTGCTCCTCAAGCCGAGGCGGATACGTCAGTGGACGGGATGGACAAGCCGGCGGACGGGTCCGCCGTCGCTAAAGCTATGGCGGATGCAGACGGGTTGAGTGGGGAGGAATTGAAGGACATTCATCAACGAGGGGTGCTGATGTTTATCGACGAGAAGTTGGGGGAGTACGCGAAGTTGAGCGAGCAGCGGGAGGAACGGGAGGACAAAGACGAGTGGGCACGGCAAGCGGCGGACGTGTTGCCGTCGGCGAAGGTGTTGGACAAGATTTTGCGGTATGAGGGCGCGCTGGAGCGGCAGATGTATCGGGCGCTGCTGCAACTGGAGAGGCTGCAGCGGCGACGTGAAGGCGAGAATGTGCCGCCGCCGGTGACGATGGAAGTTTTGAGGAGGTAGATCGGCGCTAAACACCCTGTATCTGCGAAACGAACCCATTTGTAATGTGCGTATTTTTGAGTGGAAGTGTCACGGAATTAAAGAGTTCAGTTGTGTTGACCAATTATTACAAATGGGTTCGTTTTTTATGAAATGTGACATTGCCCAACAACATGCGCGGTTGACATTTCCTCTCACAGGTAGTTAAGAAGGGCTCATGCAGAAGCTTTTGGAGAACAAGGTGGCGGTGGTGACGGGGGCGGGGCGGGGGATTGGGAAGGCCATTGCTTTGCGGTTGGCGGGCGAGGGGGCGGCGATTGCGGCTTGCGGGCGGACGCTGGCGAATGTGGAGGAGACGGCGGCGGAGGTTGTGAAGGCAGGCGGGAAGGCGACGGCGTTTGCGGTGGACGTAGCGAACAGCGCGCAGGTCGCGGAGTGTTGCGACAAGGTTTTGAAGGAATTTGGGCGGGTGGATGTGTTGGTGAATAATGCGGGCGTGACGCGCGATCAATTGCTGCTGCGGATGAGCGATGACGACTGGGACACGGTGCTGGATACGAACCTGAAGGGCGCATTCAATTTTACCAAGTCGGTCAGCCGGGGGATGCTGAAGCAGCGGAGCGGTCGGATCATCAATATCACGTCAATTATTGGGTTGACAGGCAATGCGGGCCAATCTAACTATGCCGCGTCCAAAGCGGGTCTCATTGGATTCACGAAATCGGTGGCCCGCGAGCTGGCTTCGCGCGGCATCACCGCGAATGCCGTGGCGCCGGGTTTCATTGTAACAGAGATGACGAACGCGCTGGGAGAGCCGGCGCGGGAAGTGTTGAAGACGCGAATTGCACTGGGGCGGTTGGGCACAGCCGGGGACGTGGCCAACGTGGTACTATTTTTGGCCAGCGACCTGGCGGCGTATA from Verrucomicrobiia bacterium carries:
- the fabG gene encoding 3-oxoacyl-[acyl-carrier-protein] reductase, yielding MQKLLENKVAVVTGAGRGIGKAIALRLAGEGAAIAACGRTLANVEETAAEVVKAGGKATAFAVDVANSAQVAECCDKVLKEFGRVDVLVNNAGVTRDQLLLRMSDDDWDTVLDTNLKGAFNFTKSVSRGMLKQRSGRIINITSIIGLTGNAGQSNYAASKAGLIGFTKSVARELASRGITANAVAPGFIVTEMTNALGEPAREVLKTRIALGRLGTAGDVANVVLFLASDLAAYMTGQVVTVDGGLAMA